The segment TCATTTCTTCTGCGCCTGCAGCAGCTTTTAATGCAACAAAATAGCCGCTCTCTTTTGCTAGTGGAATACATAACTCCGACAAAACGGATAGACGTGCTACTGCGCGTGCTGTTACAACATCAAATTGCTCACGATACTGACTGTTTTGACCAAATTCCTCTGCACGTGCATGCACAAATGTCATGTTTTGTAATTGTAATTGATCAGTTAGATGGTTTAAAAATGTAATGCGCTTATTTAATGAATCAACAATGGTAATTTCCAAATGGGGGAAACAAATTTTAATTGGAATACTTGGGAAGCCTGCACCTGCTCCTACATCACATACAGTTGTTACTTTTGTAAAATCAAAATAGAAAGATGCGCTAATGGAATCATAAAAATGCTTTAAATAAACACCTTCTAAGTCTGTAATCGCCGTTAAATTCATTTTTTCA is part of the Solibacillus sp. FSL K6-1523 genome and harbors:
- the rsmG gene encoding 16S rRNA (guanine(527)-N(7))-methyltransferase RsmG, with amino-acid sequence MNEQQFIEALRSKGIELTQQQIAQFKTYFELLVEWNEKMNLTAITDLEGVYLKHFYDSISASFYFDFTKVTTVCDVGAGAGFPSIPIKICFPHLEITIVDSLNKRITFLNHLTDQLQLQNMTFVHARAEEFGQNSQYREQFDVVTARAVARLSVLSELCIPLAKESGYFVALKAAAGAEEMKDAAKAISTLGAKAKEEFAFHLPVEESERSLYIFDKVKATPKKYPRKPGVPNKSPIK